Proteins encoded in a region of the Xiphophorus couchianus chromosome 11, X_couchianus-1.0, whole genome shotgun sequence genome:
- the brwd3 gene encoding bromodomain and WD repeat-containing protein 3 isoform X1: MAKEKCSPIEAELYYLIARFLQAGPCKKAAQILIEELEEYELVPQRWSWDGKIFKRSFQDWVALNQHIPADYLLQVCRRIGPLIEKEIPPSVPGVQTLLGLGKQSLLRTTKSCTHKVCCGSAVAALHRGRPPEPPVIWNVPNVVPIMGARQATGTARFGQVLPSSSYQHMKIHKRILGHLSSVYCVAFDRTGRRIFTGSDDCLVKIWATDDGRLLSTLRGHSAEICDMAVNYENSLIASASCDKVIRVWCLRTCAPVAILQAHAASITSIQFCPAAKGTKRYLASTGADGMVCFWKWHSHSMKFDDQPVKFVERSRPGVQVSTSSFSSGGMFMATGGTDHMIRVYYLGAETPMKASELDAHTDKVVVVQFSNNGDSLRFVSGSRDGTAKIWHFQQQEWKSITLDMTARLPGTSAANGDDKTKLVVTMVAWDRIDSTVITAVSNYMLKVWSATSGQLLHVLSGHDDEVYVLEAHPFDPRIMLSAGHDGNIYIWDLSKGVKIRNFFNMIEGQGHGAIFDCKFSADGQHFSCTDSHGHLLIFGFGCSRPYEKIPDQMFFHTDYRPLIRDSNNYVLDEQTQQAPHLMPPPFLVDIDGNPHSPKYQRLVPGRENCKEEQLIPQLGYMANGDGELVEQVLGQQTAENGESLLDNLIRQLQDEQDERQNAEQQADEEMVAVEAEVVASSPGAEPRRSGQVDGVWQMQHNSLRSQVATERDLLAWSRRVVVNEVPHGTFRVLEECRQAKSDMECSLYNAERRKKPVTCILKSDTLSSRLRSLRPAKKKQQRHSYQTRSAQVRRPGTRSRNPSNRRNSESQMDSDSGDEAEQAEHSDGSSEDEARWQSESSSSDSSSEYSDWTADAGINLQPPKRPTRRPVRQAGYSSSEEEEGGDETKEAKKRENEKKKKPKETKQKPTSSLAGLNAEEWLPPSWIMDIIPRRSPFVPQMGDELIYFKQGHQAYVRAVRRAKAYSVNIQKQPWNRLNLRDQESVKVVGIKYEVGPPTLCCLKLAFLDPVSGKMTNESFSLKYHDMPDVIDFLVLQQFYNEAKERNWQPGMRFRSIIDDAWWFGSVEDQEPLQLEYPDSLFQCYAVKWDNGEREKMSPWDMEPIPEEAALPEEVGDGVEVLEEELQALLYRPQEGEWGAHTRDEDCERVIDGIDQLLRLDVAKAFASPVNLQEYPLYCTAVAYPTDLSTIRRRLENRFYRRISALMWEVRYIEHNARTFNEPQSPIVAAAKVVTDVLLHYIGDQSCADILDLYHKMRSEVSSGGEAEIDIDVDSDTPGTSAGHRGNQPNSKTRGVDFDVKAWRGHCRELLRRMLASPDSGPFRRPVDLFEYPDYRDIIDTPMDLGTVSETLVAGNYENPMEFAKDVRLIFSNSKAYTPNKKSQIYAMTLNLSAFFEKHIISIISDHKSAIQNERRTRQRLSYRNRLHNGGNSPRNSPSPSPKGKHKSGKVSKLKRSSASTKRSSQRTYQVQHSSSVAEEEESSPSSPSSEESSERKNQGPQRLTRSQATPVKKSGYRRKLHLSNGSRQQLQRGQEPLESDGEDDDEEQGSGSNSSSSESSSTSSSSSSSSSSDSESSSDSEVEKYAEGGGDHDYSKAPCLSVRLLAKGNLAASGKRKLMGGQDVAQRTKRARVQLPVKEEEEEDEDEEEEEEKEEEDEEEEENQPHQQENVRHVEEEDEEEPEEEESEEEEEEEEGEVSEVQRVASSSAAARGSRGSLGKPGRVSTRNQGRRTVVYRDESDDDGQGSKDDPLNLGMSRSGRVRRMTEKARVSHLMGWGH; encoded by the exons ATGgcaaaagaaaagtgttcaCCAATCGAAGCAG aactgTATTACCTCATTGCCAGATTTCTACAGGCTGGGCCTTGTAAAAAGGCAGCACAG ATTCTGATCGAGGAGCTGGAGGAGTATGAG ttGGTTCCACAACGATGGAGTTGGGACGGGAAGATATTCAAACGGAGCTTCCAAGACTGG GTGGCTTTGAACCAGCACATTCCTGCAGACTATCTGCTCCAGGTGTGTCGGCGGATAGGTCCTCTGATAGAGAAGGAGATCCCACCTAGTGTTCCTGGAGTCCAAACACTCCTGGGGCTGGGAAAGCAGTCGTTGCTTCGCACCACCAAAA GTTGTACCCACAAAGTATGCTGCGGCTCAGCTGTGGCTGCACTGCACAGAGGACGCCCACCTGAACCGCCAGTTATTTGGAATGTTCCTAATGTTG TGCCCATCATGGGTGCTCGCCAGGCCACGGGTACGGCTCGTTTCGGGCAAGTCCTGCCGTCTTCCTCCTACCAACACATGAAGATCCACAAACGGATCCTCGGCCACCTTTCTTCAGTTTACTGCGTGGCCTTTGACCGCACCGGTCGGCGGATTTTTACG GGTTCGGATGACTGCCTGGTTAAAATCTGGGCCACAGACGATGGTCGGCTCCTTTCCACGCTCCGCGGCCACTCGGCGGAGATCTGTGACATGGCTGTGAACTATGAAAATAGTCTCATTGCATCTGCAAGCTGTGACAAAGTCATCAGAGTGTGGTGCCTGCGTACCTGCGCGCCCGTTGCCATTCTTCAGGCTCATGCTGCTTCCATCACATCCATACAG TTTTGTCCTGCTGCCAAAGGGACAAAGCGATACCTTGCATCAACAGGTGCAGATGGTATGGTGTGTTTCTGGAAGTGGCACTCTCACAGTATGAAGTTTGA TGATCAGCCAGTTAAGTTTGTTGAGCGGTCACGACCAGGAGTCCAGGTCTCCACTTCCTCTTTCAGTAGCG GCGGCATGTTTATGGCTACTGGCGGCACAGATCACATGATCAGGGTCTACTACCTCGGTGCAGAAACTCCGATGAAGGCGTCTGAGCTGGATGCTCACACC GATAAAGTTGTTGTTGTCCAGTTCAGCAATAACGGTGACAG CCTCAGGTTTGTGAGTGGCAGTCGTGACGGCACAGCGAAGATCTggcattttcagcaacaagagtGGAAAAGCATTACTTTAGACATGACTGCAAGGCTTCCTGG GACTTCTGCTGCTAATGGGGACGATAAAACCAAACTGGTGGTGACCATGGTTGCCTGGGATCGCATTGACAGCACCGTCATCACAGCAGTTTCCAACTATATGCTCAAAGTGTGGAGCGCCACCTCTGGCCAGCTTCTGCATGTTTTGTCT GGACATGATGATGAAGTATACGTACTGGAAGCCCACCCCTTCGACCCCCGCATTATGCTGTCTGCAGGCCATGATGGCAACATTTACATCTGGGACCTGAGCAAAGGAGTCAAGATAAGAAATTTCTTCAACATG ATTGAGGGCCAGGGCCACGGAGCCATTTTTGACTGCAAGTTCTCAGCCGACGGACAACATTTTTCCTGCACAGACTCACATGGGCATTTACTCATTTTTGGCTTCGGCTGCAGCAGACCATACGAAAAG ATTCCAGACCAGATGTTCTTCCACACGGACTACCGGCCTCTCATTCGGGATTCCAATAACTACGTCCTGGACGAGCAGACGCAGCAGGCCCCCCATCTCATGCCGCCCCCCTTCCTCGTAGACATCGACGGAAATCCTCATTCTCCTAAATACCAGCGGCTCGTCCCAGGAAGGGAAAACTGCAAGGAGGAACAGCTGATACCTCAGCTCGGATACATGGCTAAcg GTGACGGAGAGTTGGTCGAGCAGGTGCTCGGACAGCAGACGGCAGAAAACGGCGAAAGCCTTTTGGACAATCTCATCAGACAGCTGCAGGACGAGCAGGATGAACGGCAGAACGCAGAACAACAGGCCGACGAAGAAATGG TAGCCGTCGAGGCGGAGGTGGTGGCCTCTTCTCCCGGGGCGGAACCTCGCCGAAGCGGCCAGGTGGACGGAGTGTGGCAGATGCAGCACAACTCCCTCCGCAGTCAGGTTGCCACGGAGAGGGACCTGCTGGCGTGGAGCCGCAGAGTGGTGGTCAACGAGGTGCCTCATGGGACATTCAG AGTCCTGGAGGAATGCAGACAAGCCAAAAGTGACATGGAGTGTTCTCTGTACAAtgcagagaggagaaagaaacCAGTAACTTGCATCCTCAAG AGCGATACTCTCAGTTCCCGTCTGCGTTCCCTGCGCCCGGCCAAGAAAAAGCAGCAGCGCCACTCCTATCAAACCCGGTCCGCTCAGGTTCGCCGGCCTGGAACCAGAAGTCGAAATCCCAGCAACAGGCGGAACTCGGAAAGCCAGATGGACTCGGACAGTGGAGAC GAAGCAGAGCAGGCAGAGCATTCCGACGGCTCCTCTGAGGATGAAGCCCGATGGCAGAGCGAAAGCAGCTCCAG CGACTCTTCCAGTGAATATTCTGACTGGACGGCTGACGCCGGGATCAACCTCCAGCCGCCAAAGAGGCCGACCAGGAGGCCCGTCCGGCAGGCGGGTTacagcagctcagaggaggaagagggcgGCGATGAGACCAAGGAGGCGAAGAAGAGAGAgaatgagaagaagaaaaaacccaaagaaacTAAACAG AAACCCACTTCTTCTCTGGCCGGGCTTAACGCGGAGGAGTGGCTGCCGCCGTCATGGATAATGGACATCATCCCTCGCCGCTCTCCTTTTGTCCCACAAATGGGAGATGAA CTCATCTACTTCAAGCAGGGCCATCAGGCGTACGTACGGGCCGTCCGCAGAGCCAAGGCCTACAGTGTCAACATCCAGAAGCAGCCGTGGAACCGGCTAAACCTCAGG GACCAGGAATCTGTGAAAGTGGTTGGAATCAAGTACGAAGTCGGACCACCCACTCTCTGCTGCCTAAAGCTGGCATTTTTGGACCCAGTCTCAGGGAAGATGACCAACGAGTCGTTCTCCTTAAA GTATCATGATATGCCAGACGTCATCGATTTTCTGGTGCTGCAGCAGTTCTACAACGAAGCTAAAGAGCGCAACTGGCAGCCAG GGATGAGGTTTCGCAGCATTATTGACGACGCCTGGTGGTTCGGATCTGTGGAGGACCAGGAGCCGCTGCAGCTGGAGTATCCTGACAGCCTGTTTCAGTGCTACGCAGTGAA GTGGGATAATGGCGAGCGGGAAAAAATGAGTCCCTGGGACATGGAGCCTATTCCAGAAGAAG CTGCTTTGCCAGAAGAAGTGGGGGACGGCGTAGAGGTTTTGGAAGAGGAGCTCCAAGCTCTACTCTACCGACCCCAGGAAGGAGAATGGGGGGCTCACACTCGAGACGAAGACTGTGAGCGGGTCATCGACGGCATCGATCAGCTTCTTAGGCTTG ATGTAGCAAAGGCTTTTGCCTCGCCTGTGAACCTCCAGGAGTACCCCCTTTACTGCACCGCCGTGGCTTACCCCACTGACCTCAGCACCATCCGCAGACGGCTGGAGAATCGCTTCTACag ACGGATCTCTGCGTTGATGTGGGAAGTGCGATATATTGAGCACAACGCTCGCACTTTTAATGAACCCCAAAGCCCGATTGTAGCAGCTGCCAAGGTGGTTACTGATGTTCTTCTCCACTACATTGG AGACCAGAGCTGCGCTGACATCTTGGATCTGTATCACAAGATGAGGTCCGAGGTCAGCAGTGGAGGAGAAGCTGAG ATCGACATCGATGTGGACTCTGACACTCCAGGGACATCGGCAGGACACCGG GGGAATCAGCCAAACTCTAAGACACGGGGCGTGGATTTTGACGTAAAAGCCTGGCGAGGTCATTGCCGAGAGCTGCTGCGCCGGATGTTGGCCTCCCCTGACTCTGGGCCGTTCAGGCGGCCTGTTGACCTCTTTGAATATCCG GACTACCGAGACATCATTGACACGCCCATGGATCTGGGCACGGTGTCGGAGACGCTGGTGGCTGGAAACTACGAAAATCCCATGGAGTTTGCCAAAGATGTGCGCCTCATTTTCAGCAACTCTAAAGCTTACACACCTAACAAGAAATCACAG ATCTACGCGATGACTCTCAACTTGTCTGccttttttgaaaaacacatcATCTCCATCATCTCTGACCACAAGTCTGCCATTCAGAACGAACGCCGCACTCGTCAGAGACTCAGCTATAGAAACAGGTTGCACAATGGAGGAAACTCCCCACGAAACAGTCCATCCCCGAG ccCTAAAGGCAAGCACAAATCAGGGAAAGTGTCAAAGCTCAAAAGATCCTCGGCCTCTACGAAGAGGAGTTCTCAGAGAACATACCAAG TTCAGCACAGCAGCAGTgtagcagaggaagaggagtccTCGCCTTCTTCTCCAAGTTCAGAAGAAAGCTCGGAGAGAAAAAATCAGGGGCCTCAACGACTGACCCGCAGCCAAGCAACTCCTGTGAAGAAATCAG GGTACCGCCGCAAGCTGCATCTGAGTAACGGCTCcagacagcagctgcagcgcGGCCAGGAACCGCTGGAGTCTGACGGCGAAGACGATGACGAGGAGCAGGGCTCTGGCTCcaacagctcctcctcagagtcctcctccacttcctcgtcctcctcatcctcctcttcgtcCGACAGCGAGAGCAGCTCAGACTCCGAGGTGGAGAAGTACGCGGAGGGTGGGGGCGATCACGACTACAGCAAAGCCCCGTGTCTGTCGGTGCGCCTCTTGGCGAAGGGAAATCTGGCGGCCTCAGGGAAACGGAAACTGATGGGAGGGCAGGACGTGGCCCAGAGGACTAAACGAGCACGGGTGCAGCTTCCtgtgaaggaggaggaagaggaggatgaagatgaggaggaggaggaagaaaaagaagaagaggatgaggaggaggaagagaaccAGCCACACCAACAGGAGAATGTAAGACATGTtgaggaagaagatgaagaggagccTGAAGAGGAAGAatctgaggaggaagaggaagaagaggaaggtgAAGTCTCTGAGGTACAGAGAGTagcatcatcatcagcagcagctagGGGTTCTAGAGGCAGCCTGGGTAAACCCGGGCGTGTCAGCACACGGAACCAGGGCCGCAGGACGGTCGTCTACAGGGACGAGTCGGACGACGACGGCCAGGGGTCAAAGGACGACCCGCTCAACCTGGGCATGTCCCGCTCAGGACGGGTGCGGCGCATGACCGAGAAGGCCCGGGTCAGCCACCTCATGGGCTGGGGTCACTGA
- the brwd3 gene encoding bromodomain and WD repeat-containing protein 3 isoform X3 has translation MAKEKCSPIEAELYYLIARFLQAGPCKKAAQILIEELEEYELVPQRWSWDGKIFKRSFQDWVALNQHIPADYLLQVCRRIGPLIEKEIPPSVPGVQTLLGLGKQSLLRTTKSCTHKVCCGSAVAALHRGRPPEPPVIWNVPNVVPIMGARQATGTARFGQVLPSSSYQHMKIHKRILGHLSSVYCVAFDRTGRRIFTGSDDCLVKIWATDDGRLLSTLRGHSAEICDMAVNYENSLIASASCDKVIRVWCLRTCAPVAILQAHAASITSIQFCPAAKGTKRYLASTGADGMVCFWKWHSHSMKFDDQPVKFVERSRPGVQVSTSSFSSGGMFMATGGTDHMIRVYYLGAETPMKASELDAHTDKVVVVQFSNNGDSLRFVSGSRDGTAKIWHFQQQEWKSITLDMTARLPGTSAANGDDKTKLVVTMVAWDRIDSTVITAVSNYMLKVWSATSGQLLHVLSGHDDEVYVLEAHPFDPRIMLSAGHDGNIYIWDLSKGVKIRNFFNMIEGQGHGAIFDCKFSADGQHFSCTDSHGHLLIFGFGCSRPYEKIPDQMFFHTDYRPLIRDSNNYVLDEQTQQAPHLMPPPFLVDIDGNPHSPKYQRLVPGRENCKEEQLIPQLGYMANGDGELVEQVLGQQTAENGESLLDNLIRQLQDEQDERQNAEQQADEEMVAVEAEVVASSPGAEPRRSGQVDGVWQMQHNSLRSQVATERDLLAWSRRVVVNEVPHGTFRVLEECRQAKSDMECSLYNAERRKKPVTCILKSDTLSSRLRSLRPAKKKQQRHSYQTRSAQVRRPGTRSRNPSNRRNSESQMDSDSGDEAEQAEHSDGSSEDEARWQSESSSSDSSSEYSDWTADAGINLQPPKRPTRRPVRQAGYSSSEEEEGGDETKEAKKRENEKKKKPKETKQKPTSSLAGLNAEEWLPPSWIMDIIPRRSPFVPQMGDELIYFKQGHQAYVRAVRRAKAYSVNIQKQPWNRLNLRDQESVKVVGIKYEVGPPTLCCLKLAFLDPVSGKMTNESFSLKYHDMPDVIDFLVLQQFYNEAKERNWQPGMRFRSIIDDAWWFGSVEDQEPLQLEYPDSLFQCYAVKWDNGEREKMSPWDMEPIPEEAALPEEVGDGVEVLEEELQALLYRPQEGEWGAHTRDEDCERVIDGIDQLLRLDVAKAFASPVNLQEYPLYCTAVAYPTDLSTIRRRLENRFYRRISALMWEVRYIEHNARTFNEPQSPIVAAAKVVTDVLLHYIGDQSCADILDLYHKMRSEVSSGGEAEIDIDVDSDTPGTSAGHRGNQPNSKTRGVDFDVKAWRGHCRELLRRMLASPDSGPFRRPVDLFEYPDYRDIIDTPMDLGTVSETLVAGNYENPMEFAKDVRLIFSNSKAYTPNKKSQIYAMTLNLSAFFEKHIISIISDHKSAIQNERRTRQRLSYRNSPKGKHKSGKVSKLKRSSASTKRSSQRTYQVQHSSSVAEEEESSPSSPSSEESSERKNQGPQRLTRSQATPVKKSGYRRKLHLSNGSRQQLQRGQEPLESDGEDDDEEQGSGSNSSSSESSSTSSSSSSSSSSDSESSSDSEVEKYAEGGGDHDYSKAPCLSVRLLAKGNLAASGKRKLMGGQDVAQRTKRARVQLPVKEEEEEDEDEEEEEEKEEEDEEEEENQPHQQENVRHVEEEDEEEPEEEESEEEEEEEEGEVSEVQRVASSSAAARGSRGSLGKPGRVSTRNQGRRTVVYRDESDDDGQGSKDDPLNLGMSRSGRVRRMTEKARVSHLMGWGH, from the exons ATGgcaaaagaaaagtgttcaCCAATCGAAGCAG aactgTATTACCTCATTGCCAGATTTCTACAGGCTGGGCCTTGTAAAAAGGCAGCACAG ATTCTGATCGAGGAGCTGGAGGAGTATGAG ttGGTTCCACAACGATGGAGTTGGGACGGGAAGATATTCAAACGGAGCTTCCAAGACTGG GTGGCTTTGAACCAGCACATTCCTGCAGACTATCTGCTCCAGGTGTGTCGGCGGATAGGTCCTCTGATAGAGAAGGAGATCCCACCTAGTGTTCCTGGAGTCCAAACACTCCTGGGGCTGGGAAAGCAGTCGTTGCTTCGCACCACCAAAA GTTGTACCCACAAAGTATGCTGCGGCTCAGCTGTGGCTGCACTGCACAGAGGACGCCCACCTGAACCGCCAGTTATTTGGAATGTTCCTAATGTTG TGCCCATCATGGGTGCTCGCCAGGCCACGGGTACGGCTCGTTTCGGGCAAGTCCTGCCGTCTTCCTCCTACCAACACATGAAGATCCACAAACGGATCCTCGGCCACCTTTCTTCAGTTTACTGCGTGGCCTTTGACCGCACCGGTCGGCGGATTTTTACG GGTTCGGATGACTGCCTGGTTAAAATCTGGGCCACAGACGATGGTCGGCTCCTTTCCACGCTCCGCGGCCACTCGGCGGAGATCTGTGACATGGCTGTGAACTATGAAAATAGTCTCATTGCATCTGCAAGCTGTGACAAAGTCATCAGAGTGTGGTGCCTGCGTACCTGCGCGCCCGTTGCCATTCTTCAGGCTCATGCTGCTTCCATCACATCCATACAG TTTTGTCCTGCTGCCAAAGGGACAAAGCGATACCTTGCATCAACAGGTGCAGATGGTATGGTGTGTTTCTGGAAGTGGCACTCTCACAGTATGAAGTTTGA TGATCAGCCAGTTAAGTTTGTTGAGCGGTCACGACCAGGAGTCCAGGTCTCCACTTCCTCTTTCAGTAGCG GCGGCATGTTTATGGCTACTGGCGGCACAGATCACATGATCAGGGTCTACTACCTCGGTGCAGAAACTCCGATGAAGGCGTCTGAGCTGGATGCTCACACC GATAAAGTTGTTGTTGTCCAGTTCAGCAATAACGGTGACAG CCTCAGGTTTGTGAGTGGCAGTCGTGACGGCACAGCGAAGATCTggcattttcagcaacaagagtGGAAAAGCATTACTTTAGACATGACTGCAAGGCTTCCTGG GACTTCTGCTGCTAATGGGGACGATAAAACCAAACTGGTGGTGACCATGGTTGCCTGGGATCGCATTGACAGCACCGTCATCACAGCAGTTTCCAACTATATGCTCAAAGTGTGGAGCGCCACCTCTGGCCAGCTTCTGCATGTTTTGTCT GGACATGATGATGAAGTATACGTACTGGAAGCCCACCCCTTCGACCCCCGCATTATGCTGTCTGCAGGCCATGATGGCAACATTTACATCTGGGACCTGAGCAAAGGAGTCAAGATAAGAAATTTCTTCAACATG ATTGAGGGCCAGGGCCACGGAGCCATTTTTGACTGCAAGTTCTCAGCCGACGGACAACATTTTTCCTGCACAGACTCACATGGGCATTTACTCATTTTTGGCTTCGGCTGCAGCAGACCATACGAAAAG ATTCCAGACCAGATGTTCTTCCACACGGACTACCGGCCTCTCATTCGGGATTCCAATAACTACGTCCTGGACGAGCAGACGCAGCAGGCCCCCCATCTCATGCCGCCCCCCTTCCTCGTAGACATCGACGGAAATCCTCATTCTCCTAAATACCAGCGGCTCGTCCCAGGAAGGGAAAACTGCAAGGAGGAACAGCTGATACCTCAGCTCGGATACATGGCTAAcg GTGACGGAGAGTTGGTCGAGCAGGTGCTCGGACAGCAGACGGCAGAAAACGGCGAAAGCCTTTTGGACAATCTCATCAGACAGCTGCAGGACGAGCAGGATGAACGGCAGAACGCAGAACAACAGGCCGACGAAGAAATGG TAGCCGTCGAGGCGGAGGTGGTGGCCTCTTCTCCCGGGGCGGAACCTCGCCGAAGCGGCCAGGTGGACGGAGTGTGGCAGATGCAGCACAACTCCCTCCGCAGTCAGGTTGCCACGGAGAGGGACCTGCTGGCGTGGAGCCGCAGAGTGGTGGTCAACGAGGTGCCTCATGGGACATTCAG AGTCCTGGAGGAATGCAGACAAGCCAAAAGTGACATGGAGTGTTCTCTGTACAAtgcagagaggagaaagaaacCAGTAACTTGCATCCTCAAG AGCGATACTCTCAGTTCCCGTCTGCGTTCCCTGCGCCCGGCCAAGAAAAAGCAGCAGCGCCACTCCTATCAAACCCGGTCCGCTCAGGTTCGCCGGCCTGGAACCAGAAGTCGAAATCCCAGCAACAGGCGGAACTCGGAAAGCCAGATGGACTCGGACAGTGGAGAC GAAGCAGAGCAGGCAGAGCATTCCGACGGCTCCTCTGAGGATGAAGCCCGATGGCAGAGCGAAAGCAGCTCCAG CGACTCTTCCAGTGAATATTCTGACTGGACGGCTGACGCCGGGATCAACCTCCAGCCGCCAAAGAGGCCGACCAGGAGGCCCGTCCGGCAGGCGGGTTacagcagctcagaggaggaagagggcgGCGATGAGACCAAGGAGGCGAAGAAGAGAGAgaatgagaagaagaaaaaacccaaagaaacTAAACAG AAACCCACTTCTTCTCTGGCCGGGCTTAACGCGGAGGAGTGGCTGCCGCCGTCATGGATAATGGACATCATCCCTCGCCGCTCTCCTTTTGTCCCACAAATGGGAGATGAA CTCATCTACTTCAAGCAGGGCCATCAGGCGTACGTACGGGCCGTCCGCAGAGCCAAGGCCTACAGTGTCAACATCCAGAAGCAGCCGTGGAACCGGCTAAACCTCAGG GACCAGGAATCTGTGAAAGTGGTTGGAATCAAGTACGAAGTCGGACCACCCACTCTCTGCTGCCTAAAGCTGGCATTTTTGGACCCAGTCTCAGGGAAGATGACCAACGAGTCGTTCTCCTTAAA GTATCATGATATGCCAGACGTCATCGATTTTCTGGTGCTGCAGCAGTTCTACAACGAAGCTAAAGAGCGCAACTGGCAGCCAG GGATGAGGTTTCGCAGCATTATTGACGACGCCTGGTGGTTCGGATCTGTGGAGGACCAGGAGCCGCTGCAGCTGGAGTATCCTGACAGCCTGTTTCAGTGCTACGCAGTGAA GTGGGATAATGGCGAGCGGGAAAAAATGAGTCCCTGGGACATGGAGCCTATTCCAGAAGAAG CTGCTTTGCCAGAAGAAGTGGGGGACGGCGTAGAGGTTTTGGAAGAGGAGCTCCAAGCTCTACTCTACCGACCCCAGGAAGGAGAATGGGGGGCTCACACTCGAGACGAAGACTGTGAGCGGGTCATCGACGGCATCGATCAGCTTCTTAGGCTTG ATGTAGCAAAGGCTTTTGCCTCGCCTGTGAACCTCCAGGAGTACCCCCTTTACTGCACCGCCGTGGCTTACCCCACTGACCTCAGCACCATCCGCAGACGGCTGGAGAATCGCTTCTACag ACGGATCTCTGCGTTGATGTGGGAAGTGCGATATATTGAGCACAACGCTCGCACTTTTAATGAACCCCAAAGCCCGATTGTAGCAGCTGCCAAGGTGGTTACTGATGTTCTTCTCCACTACATTGG AGACCAGAGCTGCGCTGACATCTTGGATCTGTATCACAAGATGAGGTCCGAGGTCAGCAGTGGAGGAGAAGCTGAG ATCGACATCGATGTGGACTCTGACACTCCAGGGACATCGGCAGGACACCGG GGGAATCAGCCAAACTCTAAGACACGGGGCGTGGATTTTGACGTAAAAGCCTGGCGAGGTCATTGCCGAGAGCTGCTGCGCCGGATGTTGGCCTCCCCTGACTCTGGGCCGTTCAGGCGGCCTGTTGACCTCTTTGAATATCCG GACTACCGAGACATCATTGACACGCCCATGGATCTGGGCACGGTGTCGGAGACGCTGGTGGCTGGAAACTACGAAAATCCCATGGAGTTTGCCAAAGATGTGCGCCTCATTTTCAGCAACTCTAAAGCTTACACACCTAACAAGAAATCACAG ATCTACGCGATGACTCTCAACTTGTCTGccttttttgaaaaacacatcATCTCCATCATCTCTGACCACAAGTCTGCCATTCAGAACGAACGCCGCACTCGTCAGAGACTCAGCTATAGAAACAG ccCTAAAGGCAAGCACAAATCAGGGAAAGTGTCAAAGCTCAAAAGATCCTCGGCCTCTACGAAGAGGAGTTCTCAGAGAACATACCAAG TTCAGCACAGCAGCAGTgtagcagaggaagaggagtccTCGCCTTCTTCTCCAAGTTCAGAAGAAAGCTCGGAGAGAAAAAATCAGGGGCCTCAACGACTGACCCGCAGCCAAGCAACTCCTGTGAAGAAATCAG GGTACCGCCGCAAGCTGCATCTGAGTAACGGCTCcagacagcagctgcagcgcGGCCAGGAACCGCTGGAGTCTGACGGCGAAGACGATGACGAGGAGCAGGGCTCTGGCTCcaacagctcctcctcagagtcctcctccacttcctcgtcctcctcatcctcctcttcgtcCGACAGCGAGAGCAGCTCAGACTCCGAGGTGGAGAAGTACGCGGAGGGTGGGGGCGATCACGACTACAGCAAAGCCCCGTGTCTGTCGGTGCGCCTCTTGGCGAAGGGAAATCTGGCGGCCTCAGGGAAACGGAAACTGATGGGAGGGCAGGACGTGGCCCAGAGGACTAAACGAGCACGGGTGCAGCTTCCtgtgaaggaggaggaagaggaggatgaagatgaggaggaggaggaagaaaaagaagaagaggatgaggaggaggaagagaaccAGCCACACCAACAGGAGAATGTAAGACATGTtgaggaagaagatgaagaggagccTGAAGAGGAAGAatctgaggaggaagaggaagaagaggaaggtgAAGTCTCTGAGGTACAGAGAGTagcatcatcatcagcagcagctagGGGTTCTAGAGGCAGCCTGGGTAAACCCGGGCGTGTCAGCACACGGAACCAGGGCCGCAGGACGGTCGTCTACAGGGACGAGTCGGACGACGACGGCCAGGGGTCAAAGGACGACCCGCTCAACCTGGGCATGTCCCGCTCAGGACGGGTGCGGCGCATGACCGAGAAGGCCCGGGTCAGCCACCTCATGGGCTGGGGTCACTGA